A single genomic interval of Aedes aegypti strain LVP_AGWG chromosome 1, AaegL5.0 Primary Assembly, whole genome shotgun sequence harbors:
- the LOC5574741 gene encoding 5-demethoxyubiquinone hydroxylase, mitochondrial, with amino-acid sequence MQRVLSRSLHLNAALSSAKRCSETIDRIIRVDHAGELGANQIYKGQLAVLGNTKVGKTIEHMWEQEKVHKAEFDRLMNKYRARPTALLPLWNIAGFALGAGSALLGEKAAMACTVAVESVIVEHYNDQLRELMDNPDFKDHELLETIQRFRDEEQEHHDIGLHEGAEQAPFYKALTDVIKFGCRTAIKIAEKV; translated from the exons ATGCAGCGAGTTCTGTCGCGTAGTCTGCACCTCAATGCCGCGCTCAGTAGTGCCAAGCGGTGTTCGGAAACGATTGACCGCATAATCCGGGTTGACCATGCTGGCGAATTGGGCGCCAATCAGATCTACAAGGGCCAGCTGGCCGTTCTGG GCAACACCAAAGTGGGAAAAACGATCGAGCACATGTGGGAACAGGAAAAAGTTCACAAAGCGGAATTCGACCGACTGATGAACAAATACCGCGCCCGGCCTACTGCTCTGCTTCCACTGTGGAACATTGCAGGGTTCGCCCTCGGAGCCGGAAGTGCGCTGCTCGGCGAAAAGGCGGCCATGGCGTGCACGGTGGCCGTCGAGTCGGTAATCGTTGAACACTACAACGACCAGCTCCGTGAGCTGATGGACAACCCGGATTTCAAGGACCACGAGCTGCTGGAAACGATCCAACGCTTCCGGGATGAGGAACAGGAACATCACGACATTGGACTGCACGAGGGAGCCGAACAGGCACCGTTCTACAAGGCTCTGACCGATGTGATCAAGTTTGGGTGCCGTACGGCGATAAAGATAGCCGAAaaggtttga